The Methylomusa anaerophila genome has a segment encoding these proteins:
- a CDS encoding efflux RND transporter periplasmic adaptor subunit, producing the protein MLFRNRKQLAVALAVVIALTGIIGYRVYANVAANKARADRMAAGQEITVEVARVGRRDVYPVSVFSANLEPVWSADVSAKVDGRINALNVAEGDAVQAGAIIASLDSGELAAQVVQAEGNLMAARSNLEQAELDYNRYYSLADKGAISAQFLDTARTKRDAAAGQVRAAEGSLMLLKEKLNNAAVSAPRDGVVTKRYLQAGTFAHAGTAIITLANTTTLLAKATVGESQVGDLTPGATVKVRVDALDQEFDGIVARIAPAATLPARTFAAEISIPNENGTLKAGMFAKVSIGTRVHADVIAVPENALVLKEDQKTVFVVAEDNKVQQRTLKLGYVGGGWAEVLEGVTDGETIIVAGQNKVRDGVTVSPVGDGGQ; encoded by the coding sequence ATGCTGTTTAGGAACAGGAAGCAGTTGGCCGTAGCGCTGGCTGTGGTTATTGCCTTAACCGGTATAATCGGCTATCGCGTCTACGCCAACGTTGCGGCGAATAAAGCCAGGGCCGACAGAATGGCGGCCGGCCAGGAGATTACGGTGGAGGTTGCCCGGGTTGGGCGCCGGGATGTGTATCCGGTTAGCGTGTTCTCGGCAAATTTGGAACCGGTATGGAGCGCCGATGTATCCGCTAAGGTTGACGGCCGCATTAATGCTTTGAATGTTGCCGAGGGAGACGCGGTTCAGGCGGGGGCGATAATTGCCAGCCTGGATTCAGGCGAGTTGGCGGCGCAGGTGGTGCAGGCCGAGGGTAACCTGATGGCGGCCAGATCCAACCTGGAACAGGCGGAGCTGGACTATAACCGCTATTATTCTTTAGCGGACAAAGGCGCCATATCCGCCCAGTTTCTTGACACCGCCCGCACCAAAAGGGATGCGGCTGCCGGTCAGGTCAGAGCGGCGGAAGGCAGCCTGATGCTTTTAAAGGAAAAGCTTAATAATGCTGCCGTATCGGCGCCCCGGGACGGAGTGGTGACCAAGCGTTACCTGCAAGCGGGAACCTTCGCCCACGCCGGAACGGCCATAATTACATTGGCGAATACTACTACCCTGTTAGCCAAAGCCACGGTTGGCGAGTCGCAAGTAGGCGATCTAACCCCGGGGGCGACGGTAAAGGTCAGAGTAGACGCCCTGGATCAGGAATTTGACGGTATTGTTGCCCGGATTGCCCCTGCCGCTACTCTACCCGCCCGTACTTTTGCCGCTGAAATCAGCATCCCGAATGAAAATGGAACCCTGAAAGCAGGTATGTTTGCCAAGGTTTCTATTGGCACCAGGGTGCATGCCGATGTGATTGCCGTGCCTGAAAACGCGTTGGTGCTGAAAGAAGACCAAAAAACAGTTTTCGTAGTTGCTGAGGACAACAAGGTGCAGCAGCGCACACTGAAGCTGGGCTATGTAGGCGGCGGCTGGGCTGAAGTCCTGGAAGGGGTAACAGACGGTGAAACTATCATTGTTGCCGGTCAGAATAAGGTAAGAGACGGCGTGACTGTTTCGCCCGTTGGGGATGGTGGTCAGTAA
- the thiD gene encoding bifunctional hydroxymethylpyrimidine kinase/phosphomethylpyrimidine kinase, with translation MKNILTIAGSDSSGGAGIQADLKTFAAHGVFGMSVITAVTAQNTQGVFAVQDITADVIAKQIEAIFDDIPVAAVKIGMVSRMETIQIIAAKLRQYQAVNIVLDPVMVSTSGYHLLNPAAQAILAGELLPLAAVVTPNIPEAEVLTGLTINNLTDMEEAARRIYAMGPGNVLVKGGHLAVDPENSIDVLFDGVNFHYLSAQRIAAKKTHGTGCTLSAAIAANLGKGLNVPAAVTQAKEYVTVAIENALTIGKGARPTHHFYTLYKQAGMI, from the coding sequence ATGAAAAACATCCTGACCATCGCCGGTTCGGACTCCAGCGGCGGGGCGGGGATTCAGGCCGACTTGAAAACTTTTGCCGCTCATGGGGTATTCGGTATGAGTGTCATTACCGCCGTCACGGCGCAAAATACCCAGGGCGTTTTTGCCGTGCAGGACATTACGGCGGACGTTATTGCCAAACAAATTGAGGCTATCTTTGACGACATCCCTGTGGCAGCGGTCAAGATCGGCATGGTGTCCCGGATGGAAACCATCCAAATCATAGCCGCCAAGCTGCGGCAATATCAGGCCGTCAATATTGTACTTGATCCGGTTATGGTGTCAACAAGCGGCTATCATCTTTTAAACCCGGCGGCGCAAGCCATCCTGGCCGGAGAGCTCCTGCCCCTGGCCGCGGTGGTGACGCCGAACATTCCCGAGGCTGAAGTCCTAACCGGCCTGACCATAAACAATCTTACCGATATGGAAGAGGCTGCCCGCCGGATATACGCCATGGGACCCGGGAACGTACTGGTAAAGGGGGGGCATCTGGCGGTGGACCCTGAGAATTCTATCGATGTGCTGTTCGATGGAGTTAATTTCCACTATCTAAGCGCCCAACGGATTGCAGCGAAAAAAACCCATGGCACAGGCTGTACATTGTCGGCCGCTATTGCCGCCAACCTGGGAAAAGGCCTTAATGTCCCGGCGGCGGTAACGCAAGCCAAAGAGTATGTTACCGTCGCGATCGAGAATGCTTTAACCATCGGCAAAGGCGCAAGGCCGACCCACCACTTCTATACATTATACAAGCAAGCAGGCATGATATAG
- a CDS encoding MFS transporter gives MALPYFKAKFALSYTQVSAIALLQNLTSSVIQPVFGYYSDKNHRPWLMAAGCAVSGLAMLGSLLAPNYYILLLCTVVSGLGIAAFHPEGAKTVNRLSGAGKGKGVSMFVVGGNAGFALGSLFMGFLLTSVPEGMFWLYLIPFLGISIPLYRMAMTLPRPESKAAGLGDLKCLISVPLAALLGVVLVRATVSAGISTFIPLYYVSYLSGNAVYASWLLTVFLAGGALGTLCGGILSDRYGSKRIMLWSILPISLLLVLFQSMSGVWVFIVLALASAFLSAAFAGGLVLAQCMMPGNVGMASGLTIGFSVGLGGMGVLLLGRIADLWSLPLVFDLLAILPVVGFVCTFFVRDVVREREPQISLETK, from the coding sequence GTGGCGTTGCCGTATTTTAAAGCTAAGTTTGCTTTGAGCTATACGCAAGTCAGCGCGATTGCTCTGTTGCAAAATTTGACTTCGTCGGTGATACAGCCGGTGTTCGGTTATTACAGCGATAAAAATCACCGCCCCTGGCTGATGGCGGCGGGGTGTGCCGTCTCCGGCCTGGCTATGCTGGGCTCGCTGCTGGCGCCGAATTATTATATCCTGCTATTATGTACCGTAGTATCCGGTTTGGGGATAGCTGCCTTTCACCCGGAGGGAGCCAAAACGGTTAACCGGTTAAGCGGCGCCGGCAAGGGGAAAGGTGTCAGCATGTTTGTCGTTGGCGGCAATGCCGGGTTCGCTCTGGGCTCTTTGTTTATGGGGTTTTTGTTAACCAGCGTGCCGGAAGGGATGTTCTGGCTGTACCTAATCCCCTTTTTGGGCATCAGCATTCCTTTGTATAGGATGGCTATGACCCTGCCGCGCCCGGAAAGCAAAGCTGCCGGGTTAGGCGATCTTAAGTGCTTAATATCGGTGCCGCTGGCGGCTCTCTTAGGCGTCGTGCTGGTGCGGGCAACGGTGAGTGCCGGTATCAGCACGTTCATACCGCTGTACTATGTGTCGTACTTAAGCGGTAATGCGGTTTATGCCAGTTGGCTGCTGACTGTTTTCCTGGCCGGCGGCGCGCTGGGAACGCTGTGCGGCGGAATTTTGAGTGACAGATACGGCAGTAAACGGATTATGCTCTGGTCTATACTGCCGATTAGTCTGCTGCTGGTACTGTTCCAAAGTATGAGCGGCGTTTGGGTATTCATCGTTTTGGCCCTGGCCAGCGCGTTTTTATCCGCCGCTTTTGCCGGCGGCCTGGTGTTGGCCCAGTGTATGATGCCCGGCAATGTGGGTATGGCTTCGGGCCTTACCATCGGGTTCAGCGTCGGGCTTGGCGGCATGGGGGTGCTGCTTTTGGGCCGGATTGCCGACTTGTGGAGCCTGCCGCTGGTTTTCGACCTATTGGCCATCCTGCCGGTGGTGGGATTTGTCTGTACGTTTTTCGTCCGGGATGTGGTCCGGGAGAGGGAACCACAAATAAGTTTGGAGACAAAGTAG